One genomic region from Salvia hispanica cultivar TCC Black 2014 chromosome 2, UniMelb_Shisp_WGS_1.0, whole genome shotgun sequence encodes:
- the LOC125204660 gene encoding polynucleotide 3'-phosphatase ZDP has product MKSQLTRIFTRKTLNPNPIISAFSIPSAVMSSSSPSTASVKLVAEYAKSGRSSCKKCSKSIAASALRFGLVTKDPRGFDMTKWHHLNCVPFGASGFASSVDAITGFSSLKGSDQEAVKKLVIEGAQAVEVSKVDEDDDEPDQGKSKKPKLLEGTKLQLEIAVSASDFKEKYKDATLLPKWKAFQTVIFLERDDGLHDSSKIAAFDFDGCLAKTSVKRVGADAWSLMYPSIPEKLQNLYNDGYKLVIFTNESNIERWKNKRQAAVDSKIGRLNSFIELVKVPIQVFIACGVSSGQPEDPFRKPKPGMWKIMEKEFNSNLPIDMEQSFYVGDAAGRAGDHSDADKKFAQAVGLKFYVPEDYFVTD; this is encoded by the exons ATGAAATCGCAGCTCACTCGTATATTCACTCGAAAAACCCTAAACCCGAACCCCATTATCTCGGCTTTCTCAATTCCATCTGCAGTGATGTCGTCTTCGTCGCCGTCAACAGCCTCCGTCAAATTGGTGGCGGAGTACGCCAAGTCCGGTCGGTCCTCGTGCAAGAAATGCTCGAAATCCATCGCTGCCAGCGCGCTGCGGTTTGGTTTGGTGACCAAAGATCCCCGGGGATTCGACATGACCAAATGGCATCACCTGAATTGCGTTCCGTTCGGCGCTTCTGGTTTCGCCTCCTCCGTCGATGCAATCACCGGATTCTCCTCTCTCAAG GGCAGTGATCAGGAGGCTGTGAAGAAATTAGTAATTGAAGGGGCACAGGCTGTTGAG GTCAGTAAAGTTGATGAGGATGATGATGAACCAGATCAAGGAAAGTCGAAGAAGCCAAAG TTGCTGGAAGGGACAAAGCTCCAGCTGGAAATAGCCGTATCAGCTTCTGATTTCAAAGAGAAGTATAAG GATGCTACATTGTTGCCTAAATGGAAGGCATTTCAGACAGTCATATTTCTTGAAAGG GATGATGGTCTTCATGATTCAAGTAAAATTGCAGCctttgattttgatggttGTCTTGCAAAGACATCTGTGAAAAG AGTAGGTGCAGATGCATGGTCCCTCATGTATCCTTCAATACCGGAGAAGCTCCAGAATCTGTATAATGATGGCTACAAGCTG gTCATATTTACCAATGAATCTAATATTGAGCGTTGGAAGAACAAGAGACAGGCTGCTGTAGATTCAAAAATTGGAAGACTTAATAGTTTCATTGAGCTTGTGAAGGTCCCCATTCAG GTTTTCATAGCTTGTGGAGTGAGTAGTGGTCAGCCTGAGGATCCCTTTCGGAAACCAAAACCTGGGATGTGGAAGATTATGGAGAAAGAGTTCAATTCTAATCTCCCGATTGACATGGAACA GTCCTTTTATGTCGGTGATGCGGCTGGAAGAGCAGGAGATCACAGTGATGCTGACAAAAAATTTGCACAG GCTGTTGgtctaaaattttatgttccTGAAGATTACTTCGTCACAGATTAG